CCTGGAGGTCCTCCTCGCGCAGTCGGCAAAGCTCCCTCTCCAGCAGCGGCTTGTTCATCAGGGCGTGCTCCCGCGGCCAGTAGGGCGTGCGGCCGAGCACATCCGGAGCCACCTTCCCCAGGTCGTGGAGCAGCGCGCCGAGCAGCACGCACTGCCGAGTCAAGTCGTCGCAGTCTTGGATGATCAGCCGGAGCTTCTCCACCAGCTCCAGGGAGTGCCGGAGCAGACCGCCCGGCTCGGTGTGGTGGCAGTCCCGGCTCGCCGCGCGCCTGACGAACGCCCGCGCCCGCCTAGGCTCGGCGAAGACCCGGTCCAGGAATCGCCACAGGGCCGGACGCTCGACCTCACTGCGCATCACGCAGTACAGCCGGCAGAGCAGCCCAGGCTCCGGGCAGAGGCGGTGGGGCAGCAGCTGGAGCGTCGAGTACGTCTCGATCGGCTCGAGCGCCTCCACGCGGTTGTACCACCCGCCGTGGGCGGCCTGGGCGCGGGTCACCGTGACCCGCACCACATCCCGCTTCTGGGGCGGCCTGGATGTCGTACCCCCACCCGTCGGCGCCCGGTATAGGACCTCGATCCGCCCCGAGCAGTCCTCCAGGTCGATCGCATGCAGGCCGGGGAGCGCGACCCGGGGCACCACCCAGGCGACGCGGTACTTGCCCGTCCAGGTGACGTAGGGCCCGGTGGGCGCACTGAGGACCAGGGTCACGTCACCGACTCCACCCGGCGCTGCAGCCGGTCCACGAGCAGCCGGAACAGGGCCTCCGCGACGGCCCGGTCCTCCAGGTCGAGCTGCCGGAGCAGCCAGTCCTCAACGGCGGCCTGCAGCGGCTGCCCCGGTCGCGCCTCTACGACTTCCCGCAAGCGCTCCGCATCCTCGCCGGCGAAAGTGTCGAGCAGGATCTGCGCCATCTGCTCGATCACCTCCGGCACCACATAGGCCTCGTACCCCGGGGCCTGGAGCTGAGTCATCCGCATCAGGCCTCCTCCTCATCGTCGTCGCCCAGGACCATGCCGGCCGTCTCGGCCGGCCCCAGCTCCGCGGCGAGCAGCCGCTCGATCGCCGAGCCGTCGCGCCGGGTCAGGTTCGGCACGTAGCGCGAGTACACGGTGAAGAGCATCTTCGTGTCGCTATGCCCCATCTGCCGGGCGATCCACTCCGGCGACTCGCCCGAGGCGAGCCAGAGCGTGGCGGCGGTATGCCGGGTCTGGTACGGCCGGCGCCGGCGCAGGCCCACCGCCTCGAGGGTGGGATACCAGACGCGGTTGGAGAGGTTGTTGTACTGGATCGGCCCGCCCTTGGGGGACTGGAAGACGAAGGCCCGCTCGTCACCGCCGGTGCGCTCGTACTGCTTGCGCAGGGCGGCCTCGACCTGGCTGCTCATGTCGATGTAGCGCTCCGAGGCCGTCGTCTTGGTGGACTCGGCGTGCCGCCCCTTCACCAGGGTCTCGCGGACATGGATCTGCTTGCGCTCCAAGTCGACGTAGCGCCAACGCAGGCCGTCGATCTCCGAGGTCCGCAGACCGGTGAAGAAGCGCACCAGGAAGTACTCCCGGTAGGTGGCGTCGACCGTCTCGAGGAAGCGCTTCACCTCCTCGAGCGACAGCGGATCGATCTCGGTCCGCCCCTGGCGCAACGGCTTGATCGCCTCAGCAGGATTGGTAACTTCGTAACGGTCGGCGGCTTCCGCAAGGATCTGTCGCAAGAGCGCCATGACCTGGTTCACGCGACTCGGCGACAGGGCCCTCCTCTGGCTATCGCTTGGTGCTTTGGCGAGCTTGGCGCGATAGTCGAGGAGCTCTCCCTTCGTGAAGTCGCCGACCCTCTTCTGCCCGAAGGCCGGCAGCAGGTGCTTGTTGAGGATGTCCCGGACCTTGTCCTGATAGGACGGCTTCCAGGTCACCTCATACTGGTGCAGCCACTCCTCAACGAAGGTCGAGAAGGTCGGCGTCTCCTCTCCAGCCTCAGCAGTCCGCCCGGCGGTGACGGCCTGCACCGAGGAAGCACTCTCCTGCGACGCCGCCGCGAACTTGTTGGCTCGGGGGCTGCTCGGGAAGTACGCCGCGTAGTCGAACGTCCCTAGCTCGATCTCCGCCTCGATCTTGCGCAGGACCTGCTCCATGCGCTTGCGGTTGGCGCGGGTATCCTTGAGCCGGGTGTACTCGCGACACCGCACCCCCTTGTACCTGAAGTCGAAGAACAGGTAGCCCTTGCGCTCTCTCACGCTAGCCATGGCAAATCCCCCCCAGACACCATCGGAATCCCCTGCTGTGCGACCTGGCTCGGGCCCAGCATCAGCTCCTCGATCGGCTCCCACAGGTACACCACGCGACGCCCGTTGAAGGGGCGGATGTAGTGAACCCCCTCAATGAACTCGCGATCCCTCAGGACCTCGTTGATGTAGCGCGCGCAGTAGGGGATGCGCTCGGATAGCTGCCTTGCCGAGAGGTAGGTATACTGCTGCATCGTCTTAGCCCTCGTTTGTGCCTACAGGGAACACCTTACTACGCCTTTGGTGCCTGTCAAGCACTAAAGAGTCATACAAGCACACCGGGAGAGGGACTGTGATCAGGTTCCGACTGCGGGAAAGGATCTCGGACCGAGAGTTCGAGCTAGGGCGCCGGATAACCTTGAGCGAGATCGCCACAAAGACAGGGATCAATAGGACCGTGCTGTCCAAGATGTCTGGCCCACGGGGCTACAACACCACGACCGATGTCCTGGAGCGGCTATGCCGCTACTTCGGCTGCCAGGTGGGAGACCTTGTGGAGTACGTGCCGGACGACCCGGAGGCCTCGGAAGAGGACGAGGGCCCTTCTTAAGGTGGTGCTCACAGTTTCAGTCGCCCTAGCCGGCCGGCCTAAGGCCCAGGGCTCAGCTCGGGCCCATTTTGGGCCCCAGATGGGCCCAACCCCACTAAAAGAAAGGTTTTTGGGGGCTACGTGACCTAGACCGCCCCCTTTGCCCCTATGCCTACGCAGTGCTCAGGGCAACAAAAGGATCCTTTAAGTTCAGATAGTTGCACGATCTGTTGACATGCGTCCGGGAGCCTGTAGAATGCCCAAGCGTAGTCAACAGGCGCGTAGCTCAGCTGGTTAGAGCGCCACCTTGACATGGTGGAGGTCGGTGGTTCGAGTCCACTCGCGCCTACCAGATACGCTGCACTGCGCCCGGTCGCGACCCCTGACTGCAGGGATATCGCGCCGGGCGCAGTCATTCATGCACGTGGCCCCTCGTATCGGTCACCACTGTGGAGGCTCAGCCATGCCCGCCATCACCCTCCCCGACGGCTCCGTCAAGCAGTTCGATCACCCGGTCACCACCCGCGAGATCGCCGAGTCCATCGGCCGCAAGCTGGCCAAGGACGCCATCGTCGGCCGTGTCGACGGTGAACTGGTCGATCTCGACCGCCCCATCGAGCACGATGCGCGCGTGGAGATCGTCACCGCCAACGACCCGGACGGGCTCGACGTGATCCGCCACTCCACCGCCCACCTGATGGCCCAGGCGGTGAAGCAGATCCACCCCGAGATGCAGGTGACCATCGGGCCGACGGTGGACAACGGCTTCTACTACGACTTCGCCGGTGAGCACTCCCTCTCGGAAGACGAGCTGGAAGCGATCGAACAGCGCATGAGCGAGCTGGCTGAGGCCGACCAGCCCGTGGAGCGCGAGGTCTGGGACCGGGCGGCTGCCCGGCAGTTTTTCCTTGAGCAGGGCGAGACGTACAAGGCCCAGATCATCGACGACCTGCCCGAGAGCGAGACCATCACGGTCTATCGCCAGGGCGATTTCGCCGATCTGTGCCGCGGCCCCCATGTGCCGAGCACCGGCCGGCTGAAGGCGTTCAAGCTGACCAAGGTGGCCGGCGCCTACTGGCGCGGCGACCAGAACAACGAGATGCTCCAGCGCGTTTACGGCACCGCCTGGCCGGACCGCAAGCAGCTCAAGGCCTACCTGGACCGCCTGGCCGAGGCCGAGCGGC
The sequence above is a segment of the Halorhodospira halophila genome. Coding sequences within it:
- a CDS encoding HD domain-containing protein, which produces MTLVLSAPTGPYVTWTGKYRVAWVVPRVALPGLHAIDLEDCSGRIEVLYRAPTGGGTTSRPPQKRDVVRVTVTRAQAAHGGWYNRVEALEPIETYSTLQLLPHRLCPEPGLLCRLYCVMRSEVERPALWRFLDRVFAEPRRARAFVRRAASRDCHHTEPGGLLRHSLELVEKLRLIIQDCDDLTRQCVLLGALLHDLGKVAPDVLGRTPYWPREHALMNKPLLERELCRLREEDLQAWQMLHFVFSVIDGSVDGSRVPEAKLIVELDRYSAGLDARRRAFEESPAWRQIGVLRPGAGGPARIFYRPAPEDARLGEG
- a CDS encoding site-specific integrase, whose product is MASVRERKGYLFFDFRYKGVRCREYTRLKDTRANRKRMEQVLRKIEAEIELGTFDYAAYFPSSPRANKFAAASQESASSVQAVTAGRTAEAGEETPTFSTFVEEWLHQYEVTWKPSYQDKVRDILNKHLLPAFGQKRVGDFTKGELLDYRAKLAKAPSDSQRRALSPSRVNQVMALLRQILAEAADRYEVTNPAEAIKPLRQGRTEIDPLSLEEVKRFLETVDATYREYFLVRFFTGLRTSEIDGLRWRYVDLERKQIHVRETLVKGRHAESTKTTASERYIDMSSQVEAALRKQYERTGGDERAFVFQSPKGGPIQYNNLSNRVWYPTLEAVGLRRRRPYQTRHTAATLWLASGESPEWIARQMGHSDTKMLFTVYSRYVPNLTRRDGSAIERLLAAELGPAETAGMVLGDDDEEEA
- a CDS encoding helix-turn-helix domain-containing protein gives rise to the protein MIRFRLRERISDREFELGRRITLSEIATKTGINRTVLSKMSGPRGYNTTTDVLERLCRYFGCQVGDLVEYVPDDPEASEEDEGPS